In a single window of the Phycisphaerae bacterium genome:
- a CDS encoding PEP-CTERM sorting domain-containing protein (PEP-CTERM proteins occur, often in large numbers, in the proteomes of bacteria that also encode an exosortase, a predicted intramembrane cysteine proteinase. The presence of a PEP-CTERM domain at a protein's C-terminus predicts cleavage within the sorting domain, followed by covalent anchoring to some some component of the (usually Gram-negative) cell surface. Many PEP-CTERM proteins exhibit an unusual sequence composition that includes large numbers of potential glycosylation sites. Expression of one such protein has been shown restore the ability of a bacterium to form floc, a type of biofilm.), translated as MKRNTLFLLLALFLLFLPVFTKADTIYNIDFSSPAHTVGSQMTTGDSPPPRNTPTESIFGDQIVRNSFGSLTQQPVELIPEDSGFLRYSQFKLDLEFTEHYPVYRLDFDVYMENFMAGAYDNFVVLFDTPSVVRLDLNSYGNILENGYLTYGDIIGSFDFGQTVSMSVTVNMENNLWSIYSNSNHLWTGQFFHTSQAYPEPPDIIESIRFSLRDDSDFTNIPGCAVDNIRVIGAPEPATVLLLGLGAAFLKKT; from the coding sequence ATGAAAAGAAATACTTTATTTTTGCTGCTGGCACTTTTCTTATTATTCCTGCCGGTTTTCACAAAAGCCGATACTATATATAATATTGATTTTTCCTCACCTGCACACACTGTAGGTTCACAAATGACCACTGGAGATAGTCCTCCGCCGCGTAATACTCCGACTGAAAGTATATTCGGCGACCAGATTGTAAGAAATTCATTCGGCAGCCTGACGCAGCAGCCAGTCGAATTAATACCAGAAGACTCAGGATTTCTGCGATACTCACAATTCAAACTCGACTTGGAATTTACTGAGCATTATCCCGTTTACCGGTTAGATTTCGATGTATACATGGAAAACTTCATGGCAGGAGCTTATGACAACTTTGTTGTATTGTTTGATACGCCAAGTGTAGTCAGGCTTGATTTGAATTCCTACGGCAACATTCTGGAAAATGGTTACTTAACATACGGCGATATAATTGGGTCCTTTGATTTTGGACAGACGGTCTCAATGTCGGTGACTGTTAACATGGAGAACAACTTATGGAGCATCTATTCTAATTCAAATCACTTATGGACAGGACAGTTTTTTCACACTTCCCAGGCTTATCCGGAACCTCCGGATATAATAGAAAGTATCAGGTTCAGTTTACGGGATGACAGCGATTTCACCAATATACCGGGTTGTGCAGTAGATAACATCCGGGTAATTGGGGCTCCTGAACCGGCGACGGTTTTACTGCTCGGCCTCGGCGCAGCTTTCTTAAAAAAAACGTAA
- a CDS encoding glycoside hydrolase family 5 protein, whose amino-acid sequence MKPLSILILCVNLTFGTVSYAAEHVDSKQPVFDGSNAPPTLHTEKNRILDANGNDIILRGVWFADSNLWNNDKYDASVVKYIRRNWNANVIRLPIHPLKWRENPDYLSKYVDEIVRATGENGMYVVVGWHAHGNPLNNKTEAPTCDPNLPLAMEALKTIVTRYKKCRWVLYDSFNEPAYITWDEWKPVAEKLTDVINSVNPEAITLVSGVHWSHDLSGVLSNPVKRKNIIYEVHAYNDCKNPSCMNWKTTIDQLARRFPVIIGEWGYVEYEQLGQEDSSQSTNKNREYAVPLVDFAQKLGIGWIFFAYSAYWEPSLVVVDYNDLDKGDEVLTRAGYFVKEVLNNRPYHNTAPGWRNYVRQLSIAKNHFSEIDPNLFAYEKVKLNANIRSDNYNQLSIQLLKPSYDGNHLPVSSFEFKLGYRLRKSRFEIGMREGSGISDTTKWGKTDKWGKALTIRIENTPPKQQLQVAAMAQQDQLIFKGILGNIANIVEDVLASDNTLSEENKTFWRSKMPFFASKADSFIKNVEYTQPSD is encoded by the coding sequence ATGAAACCATTATCTATACTTATATTATGCGTCAATCTCACTTTTGGCACTGTATCTTATGCTGCCGAACACGTCGATTCCAAACAACCCGTTTTTGACGGCTCAAATGCCCCGCCCACTCTGCATACCGAAAAAAATAGAATCCTCGATGCAAACGGCAATGATATAATACTAAGAGGGGTCTGGTTCGCAGATAGCAACTTGTGGAACAATGACAAGTATGATGCGTCCGTTGTCAAATACATCCGCCGCAACTGGAATGCAAATGTAATTCGCCTGCCTATTCACCCTCTGAAATGGCGTGAAAATCCTGATTACCTGTCGAAATATGTAGATGAAATAGTCAGGGCAACAGGAGAAAATGGAATGTACGTCGTCGTGGGCTGGCACGCCCACGGGAATCCTTTGAATAATAAGACTGAAGCGCCGACCTGTGACCCAAACCTGCCCCTTGCTATGGAAGCATTGAAAACAATTGTAACACGATACAAAAAATGCAGATGGGTGTTATACGACAGTTTCAACGAGCCGGCTTACATTACATGGGATGAATGGAAGCCTGTTGCCGAGAAATTAACTGATGTTATTAATTCAGTTAATCCGGAGGCGATTACATTAGTTTCAGGCGTTCATTGGTCTCACGACCTCTCTGGAGTATTAAGCAATCCTGTTAAGCGAAAAAATATCATTTATGAAGTGCACGCATATAACGATTGCAAAAATCCAAGTTGCATGAACTGGAAAACAACGATAGACCAGCTTGCCAGGCGTTTCCCCGTAATAATAGGAGAGTGGGGATACGTTGAATATGAACAGTTGGGACAGGAGGATTCAAGCCAGTCTACGAACAAAAATAGGGAATATGCGGTCCCTCTGGTTGATTTCGCCCAAAAGCTTGGTATCGGCTGGATATTTTTTGCCTACTCGGCTTACTGGGAGCCGTCGCTGGTTGTTGTTGATTACAACGACTTGGACAAAGGCGATGAAGTATTAACCAGAGCAGGTTATTTCGTCAAAGAGGTTCTCAATAACCGCCCCTATCATAACACCGCTCCGGGATGGCGGAATTACGTTAGACAGCTCTCAATCGCAAAAAATCACTTTAGTGAAATCGACCCAAATCTGTTCGCTTATGAAAAGGTTAAACTTAATGCTAATATCAGATCGGACAATTACAACCAGCTTAGCATTCAACTGCTGAAACCATCTTATGATGGCAATCACCTGCCTGTCTCTTCTTTCGAATTCAAGCTCGGATACAGATTGAGAAAGTCCCGTTTTGAAATAGGAATGCGTGAAGGCAGCGGAATCTCAGATACGACAAAATGGGGCAAAACAGACAAATGGGGCAAAGCATTAACGATTAGGATTGAAAACACACCTCCTAAACAGCAGTTGCAGGTGGCGGCAATGGCTCAGCAGGACCAGTTAATCTTCAAAGGAATTTTGGGTAATATCGCCAACATCGTCGAGGATGTTCTTGCGAGCGATAATACACTATCCGAGGAGAATAAAACCTTTTGGCGAAGCAAAATGCCGTTTTTTGCGTCGAAAGCAGATAGTTTTATTAAAAACGTCGAATACACACAACCTTCGGATTAG
- the ileS gene encoding isoleucine--tRNA ligase: MPDENSKTYRDTLNLPKTSFAMKANLTQREPQLRKEWAKEDIYAKTREARRGAPLYTLHDGPPYANGDIHMGHVINKVLKDFVVKFKTMAGFDAPYIPGWDCHGLPIEAKVFTELGEKAKNIDKLEIRKLCKQYASKYVKLQGRQFQELGVFGDFENPYLTFVPAYEAGILEVFAELVDKGLVRKQLKPIHWSIGCETALAEAELEYKDISSPSIFVNFPVAKDSIEQLVKFGLVNDSSAKVCFMIWTTTPWTLAANLAVAVHPNLEYKTLTYEVNGCKFISILCAERLAAAIAAGKLNEGEYIISDKSVKGAALEGLRYVHPFVKSNPTDKDAYMVILAEYVTTEDGTGIVHTAPGHGLEDYISGQKYGLAIYSPVLDNGCYDDTAPEHLRGRNVLEVDTLVNDDLRKKGLLYAQGAITHSYPHCWRSKGPVIFRATEQWFISVDKELPPAGKTLRDLALESTGKVKWIPAWGQKRIEGMLESRPDWCISRQRSWGLPIPVFVNSNGDALLTKESVLAVAKRVCEKGSNCWFTDSPRELLGDDFQLPAGFNFDDLQKEENIFDVWFESGCSWYSAAQKRGWPVPVDLYLEGSDQHRGWFQLSLLPALGATGKAPFKSVLTHGFTVDEKGMKQSKSLGNYVNAQDEVKKYGSDILRLWVASVNYQEDVRCNDELIGRTQDAYRKIRNTLRYLLGNIDDFNPDKMSVAYNDMFEIDKWAMQQLQKLIAEVMASYEEFVFHKVFSLIHNFCTVEMSSIYMDLLKDRMYCDATDSLSRRSAQTAMYKILDSLIRMLAPILVHTAEEVWMVLGKTETIHLAEMPKVDDSIDWQKDEPKWQKLMDLRDKVLLALEPLRKDKIIGSNQESSVTIRCNNDDAAAIEQFGVKNFTALCIVSEVKLDKGATETTVSAQKSPHQKCQRCWNYWSTVGADGKYPDLCTRCTDVLKSLREKSV, translated from the coding sequence ATGCCGGATGAGAACAGTAAAACTTACCGTGATACGTTGAACCTGCCTAAGACCAGCTTTGCGATGAAAGCCAATCTTACCCAGCGTGAGCCGCAATTGCGCAAAGAATGGGCGAAGGAAGATATCTACGCCAAAACAAGAGAAGCTCGCCGCGGAGCCCCTTTATACACCCTCCACGATGGCCCGCCCTATGCCAACGGCGATATCCATATGGGGCACGTTATAAACAAGGTCCTCAAGGATTTTGTCGTTAAGTTCAAGACTATGGCCGGCTTCGACGCCCCCTACATCCCCGGTTGGGATTGTCACGGCCTGCCCATCGAGGCAAAGGTCTTTACCGAGCTCGGCGAAAAGGCGAAAAACATAGACAAGCTCGAAATCCGCAAGCTCTGCAAGCAATACGCGAGCAAATATGTCAAACTCCAGGGCAGGCAGTTCCAGGAATTAGGCGTCTTCGGCGATTTCGAAAATCCATACCTCACATTCGTCCCTGCGTATGAAGCGGGCATTTTGGAAGTCTTCGCCGAATTAGTCGATAAGGGTCTGGTTCGCAAACAGCTAAAACCCATCCACTGGTCGATTGGCTGCGAGACCGCCCTTGCCGAAGCCGAGCTTGAATATAAAGACATCTCTTCGCCGAGCATCTTCGTGAATTTCCCTGTCGCCAAAGACAGTATCGAGCAGCTGGTTAAGTTCGGTTTAGTTAATGATAGCAGCGCCAAAGTCTGCTTTATGATTTGGACAACCACCCCTTGGACGCTGGCGGCCAACCTCGCTGTTGCCGTCCATCCCAACCTCGAATACAAAACTCTAACCTACGAGGTCAACGGCTGTAAATTCATCTCAATCTTGTGCGCCGAGAGACTTGCCGCTGCGATAGCGGCTGGCAAGCTGAATGAAGGCGAATATATTATCAGCGATAAGTCAGTCAAAGGTGCAGCCCTCGAGGGCTTGCGCTATGTGCATCCGTTTGTGAAGAGTAATCCGACTGATAAAGACGCCTATATGGTCATCCTCGCCGAATACGTTACAACCGAAGACGGAACGGGAATAGTTCATACCGCCCCCGGCCACGGCCTTGAAGACTATATATCAGGACAGAAATACGGCTTGGCAATCTATTCGCCGGTATTGGACAACGGCTGTTACGACGACACCGCCCCCGAGCATCTGCGAGGCCGAAATGTCCTCGAGGTAGATACCCTCGTAAATGACGACCTTCGCAAAAAAGGCCTGCTTTACGCTCAGGGCGCAATCACGCACAGCTATCCCCATTGCTGGCGAAGCAAAGGCCCGGTCATATTCAGGGCTACCGAGCAGTGGTTTATCAGCGTCGATAAAGAATTGCCCCCTGCCGGCAAAACCCTTCGCGATTTGGCGTTGGAAAGCACCGGCAAAGTAAAATGGATTCCCGCCTGGGGCCAGAAACGCATCGAAGGTATGCTCGAATCCCGCCCTGACTGGTGCATCAGCAGACAGCGTAGCTGGGGACTGCCTATTCCCGTCTTCGTAAATTCTAATGGCGATGCCCTTTTGACCAAAGAATCCGTGCTGGCGGTTGCCAAACGCGTCTGCGAAAAGGGCTCGAACTGCTGGTTCACCGATTCGCCTCGCGAACTTCTCGGAGACGATTTCCAACTGCCGGCCGGTTTCAATTTCGATGACTTGCAGAAGGAAGAAAACATCTTCGACGTCTGGTTCGAGTCCGGCTGCAGTTGGTACAGCGCAGCTCAGAAAAGGGGCTGGCCTGTGCCGGTTGACCTCTATCTCGAAGGCTCCGACCAGCACCGCGGCTGGTTTCAGTTGTCGCTTCTGCCCGCCCTCGGCGCGACAGGCAAAGCGCCGTTCAAAAGCGTTTTAACGCATGGCTTTACCGTTGACGAAAAGGGAATGAAGCAGTCGAAATCCCTGGGTAATTACGTCAACGCTCAGGATGAGGTGAAAAAATATGGTTCCGACATCCTCCGCCTGTGGGTAGCCAGCGTAAATTATCAGGAAGACGTCCGCTGCAATGATGAGCTTATCGGCAGGACACAGGATGCCTACAGGAAAATCAGAAATACGCTGCGTTATCTGCTCGGCAATATCGACGATTTCAATCCGGACAAAATGAGCGTCGCCTATAACGATATGTTCGAAATCGATAAATGGGCTATGCAGCAATTGCAAAAGCTTATCGCCGAAGTTATGGCTTCTTACGAGGAGTTTGTCTTTCACAAGGTCTTTTCGCTTATCCATAACTTCTGCACGGTCGAGATGAGCAGTATCTATATGGATTTGCTCAAGGATAGAATGTATTGCGACGCCACCGATAGTCTCTCTCGCCGCAGCGCACAGACTGCTATGTATAAAATCCTCGATTCTCTTATTCGTATGCTCGCACCAATCTTGGTGCATACCGCAGAAGAAGTCTGGATGGTGTTGGGGAAAACCGAAACCATACATCTCGCTGAAATGCCGAAAGTCGATGATTCTATCGACTGGCAAAAAGATGAGCCAAAATGGCAAAAACTTATGGACCTGCGTGATAAAGTCCTTCTCGCACTTGAGCCGCTCCGCAAGGACAAAATTATCGGCAGCAATCAGGAATCGTCCGTTACAATCCGCTGTAATAACGATGATGCCGCCGCTATCGAACAGTTCGGCGTGAAAAATTTCACAGCCCTTTGCATTGTCAGTGAGGTCAAACTCGATAAAGGCGCAACTGAAACAACCGTCTCCGCACAGAAAAGCCCCCATCAAAAATGCCAGCGATGCTGGAACTATTGGTCGACCGTCGGAGCCGACGGCAAATACCCCGACTTGTGCACCAGGTGCACAGATGTCTTGAAAAGTCTGCGAGAAAAGTCCGTATGA
- a CDS encoding glycosyltransferase family 39 protein, whose protein sequence is MSRKSTKKAVTVSQPKRYSWVWVMLLAVVILTSAVRVRLRDVPLERDEGEYAYAGQLILQGVPPYSQVYNMKMPGIYAAYALILAVFGQTISGIHLGLAVVNAATILLMFILARKFLDPPAALVAAAVFAILSLGLRVFGFTANSEHFVIFFAVGGILLLVHAVERQKRMALFGGSVLVGIAFLMKQHGAAFIVFAGLYLLFSELRRPPFVWKKSATTGILFMAGVLLPFAVTCLILKQAGVFGKFWFWTFVYAPKYVSSIEFKLGMQNLRDRTTEIFQSTVLIWILAGVGLTALFWNKKIKSHRIFIGGFLVFSFLSICPGLYFREHYFILLLPAAALLVGAGAASIIDVFSRRGARMVPVLLLLAVLLSAVYQQRKFFFVMSPVAVSRFVYGLNPFPESLEIARYLRGNSSENDRIAVIGSEPQIYFYADRRSATGHIYTYALMENHSYARQMQEEMIREIEKASPEFMVFVNVPTSWLAMPESEQMILDWFWQYQRRYYQLVGVIDIMGNDNILYRWGKDASTYSPRSICWLAVYQRANREY, encoded by the coding sequence ATGAGCCGCAAGAGCACTAAAAAAGCAGTGACAGTCAGTCAGCCCAAGAGGTATAGCTGGGTGTGGGTGATGCTTTTGGCGGTTGTAATATTGACCTCGGCGGTCCGCGTCCGGCTTCGGGACGTTCCGCTGGAACGCGACGAAGGCGAATATGCATATGCGGGCCAGCTTATACTGCAGGGCGTTCCCCCGTATTCTCAGGTTTATAATATGAAAATGCCCGGCATCTATGCGGCCTACGCCCTGATTTTGGCTGTTTTCGGCCAGACTATCAGCGGTATTCACCTGGGCTTGGCCGTTGTCAATGCAGCCACTATTTTACTGATGTTTATTCTGGCCAGAAAATTCTTAGACCCTCCCGCGGCTTTAGTCGCTGCGGCGGTCTTTGCAATACTATCGCTGGGACTAAGAGTTTTTGGCTTCACCGCCAATTCCGAACATTTCGTTATCTTTTTCGCAGTTGGAGGTATTTTGTTATTGGTGCATGCCGTTGAGCGTCAGAAGCGGATGGCGCTGTTTGGCGGGAGCGTGCTGGTTGGAATTGCGTTTCTTATGAAACAGCACGGTGCTGCTTTCATTGTCTTTGCGGGACTGTATCTTTTGTTTAGTGAATTACGCAGACCACCATTTGTTTGGAAAAAGTCAGCAACTACGGGTATTCTTTTTATGGCTGGTGTTTTGCTTCCTTTTGCGGTGACTTGCCTTATTCTCAAACAGGCGGGTGTGTTTGGGAAATTCTGGTTCTGGACTTTTGTTTATGCACCAAAGTATGTTTCGTCGATAGAATTCAAGTTGGGAATGCAGAACCTGAGAGACAGAACGACCGAAATTTTCCAGTCGACTGTTTTGATTTGGATTCTTGCAGGTGTTGGGTTAACCGCTTTGTTTTGGAATAAGAAGATTAAAAGCCACCGTATATTCATAGGAGGGTTTTTGGTTTTCTCGTTTTTGTCTATCTGCCCAGGTCTTTATTTTCGTGAGCATTATTTTATTCTTTTGCTCCCGGCTGCGGCCTTATTGGTGGGTGCGGGTGCTGCTTCCATCATCGATGTCTTCAGCCGCAGGGGGGCGAGGATGGTGCCTGTTTTATTGTTGCTGGCTGTGCTGCTTTCTGCCGTTTATCAGCAAAGGAAATTCTTTTTTGTTATGAGTCCAGTTGCGGTCTCGCGTTTCGTTTATGGCTTGAATCCATTTCCGGAGTCTCTGGAGATTGCCCGCTACTTAAGGGGGAACTCATCCGAGAATGACCGAATCGCCGTTATCGGCTCGGAACCGCAAATTTATTTTTATGCAGACAGACGTTCCGCCACGGGCCACATTTACACCTATGCGCTGATGGAAAACCACAGTTATGCCCGCCAAATGCAGGAGGAAATGATAAGAGAAATTGAAAAAGCCAGCCCTGAATTTATGGTATTCGTAAACGTCCCTACTTCCTGGCTCGCCATGCCGGAGTCAGAACAAATGATTTTGGACTGGTTTTGGCAATACCAGAGAAGGTATTACCAACTGGTCGGCGTAATCGATATTATGGGCAATGATAATATTTTATACCGCTGGGGTAAAGATGCCTCCACATATTCACCGAGGTCGATATGCTGGCTTGCTGTTTACCAACGTGCCAATCGCGAGTATTGA
- a CDS encoding glycosyltransferase family 2 protein, with translation MFKDKKVIVVMPAYNAAQTLQQTYNEVMSQGVVDEVIVVDDASHDETADIAKSLPNTVVHVHPQNQGYGANQKTCYKLALERNADIVIMVHPDYQYTPKLIPAMASIIGNGLYPCVLGSRILGGYALKGKMPLWRYVSNRLLTLVENIFTGAKLSEYHTGYRAFSRLLLQQLPFEVDSDDFVFDNQMLAQVLWYGHTIAEVSCPTKYQADSSSINFSRSIKYGFGCLRTALTFRLAKMRLVKSKLFPR, from the coding sequence ATGTTTAAAGACAAAAAAGTTATTGTTGTGATGCCGGCCTACAATGCAGCCCAAACCCTGCAACAGACCTACAATGAAGTTATGAGTCAAGGCGTGGTCGATGAGGTTATTGTTGTCGATGATGCCAGCCACGACGAGACCGCCGATATCGCAAAATCTCTGCCGAACACGGTAGTTCACGTCCATCCTCAAAATCAAGGATACGGCGCCAACCAGAAAACCTGCTATAAGCTCGCCCTGGAGCGAAACGCTGATATAGTCATTATGGTCCATCCAGATTATCAATACACTCCCAAGTTAATACCCGCGATGGCCTCTATAATCGGGAACGGCCTTTATCCTTGTGTGCTCGGGTCGAGAATACTTGGGGGATACGCCTTAAAAGGCAAAATGCCGCTCTGGAGATATGTTTCAAATCGCTTGCTGACTCTTGTAGAAAATATTTTCACCGGTGCAAAGCTCTCGGAATACCATACCGGCTACAGGGCTTTCTCTCGCCTGCTTCTTCAACAGCTGCCCTTCGAAGTCGATTCTGACGATTTTGTTTTTGATAACCAGATGCTGGCTCAAGTTCTCTGGTATGGTCATACAATTGCAGAGGTGAGCTGCCCGACCAAATATCAGGCAGATTCTTCCTCGATTAACTTTAGCAGGAGTATCAAGTATGGTTTCGGATGTCTGCGAACCGCTCTTACTTTCCGGCTTGCAAAAATGCGTCTGGTCAAATCGAAGCTGTTTCCGAGGTAA
- a CDS encoding tetratricopeptide repeat protein, translated as MDNPHKKYWSIYICLVLTLITTVVFCQVRSYDFINYDDPVYIYDNLHIQNGITPETIRWAFTTGYYANWYPLTWLSHMLDWQLFGAKAGGHHLTNLIFHIVNTLLLFIVLKQMTQKLWPSAFVAALFALHPLHVESVAWVAERKDVLSAFFWMLTMWAYLRYVKHPVTGRYLLTLLAFAMGLMAKPMLVTIPFVLLLLDYWPLARVSLSSERQAIYRLIREKVPFFVLSVISSVVTFFVQRSSGTVAELVRISLKIRIFNALVSYVEYIEKMIWPAHLAVFYPHAGRNMPILNVIISAALLAAATILILRSSRNHRYLFTGWFWYLGTLVPVIGLVQVGQQALADRYTYIPLIGVFIIIAWGVPELLAGRRYEKITLTISGLLVILTMSICTHFQLRYWRNSLTLFQHALDVTGGNYTAYIHTADFLCERNKLDEAIAEYRKCLQMIPDDTIALNNLGIALGKQGKFEEAIKCFTEALRIKPDAAAHTNAGHVLALQGNLDEALVHLAEALRLNPNYAQAHYYLGQVLAQRGKYSEAITHFEDTLRLKPDWIEPMNNLAWLLAASRETTIHNPAKAVGLAQRACDLTNYRSPDLLDTLAVAYAAAGDFGKAVDIAEKALELCQSSGQDALKKEIENRLVLYRAGKAYIETK; from the coding sequence ATGGATAATCCTCACAAAAAATATTGGTCCATCTATATTTGTCTGGTTTTGACACTTATTACCACGGTGGTCTTTTGTCAAGTCCGCTCTTATGATTTTATTAATTACGACGACCCAGTTTACATTTATGATAACCTACACATTCAAAACGGCATCACACCTGAAACCATCAGATGGGCCTTCACAACTGGTTATTACGCTAACTGGTATCCCTTGACGTGGCTTTCACATATGCTGGACTGGCAGCTTTTCGGGGCCAAGGCGGGGGGACATCATCTCACTAACCTTATTTTTCATATCGTAAACACACTGCTTTTATTCATTGTTCTAAAACAGATGACGCAGAAGCTCTGGCCAAGCGCGTTTGTGGCGGCCTTGTTCGCCCTTCATCCCCTTCATGTCGAATCAGTTGCCTGGGTCGCCGAGCGCAAGGATGTCCTGAGCGCATTCTTCTGGATGCTCACGATGTGGGCGTACCTGCGATATGTCAAACATCCGGTCACCGGCCGTTACCTGCTGACGCTGTTAGCCTTTGCCATGGGGCTTATGGCAAAGCCTATGTTAGTGACAATACCATTTGTATTACTGCTGCTGGACTATTGGCCTCTTGCCCGTGTATCATTGTCATCCGAACGGCAGGCAATCTATCGTCTGATTCGGGAAAAAGTTCCTTTCTTTGTTCTTTCGGTGATTTCAAGCGTTGTTACTTTTTTTGTGCAGCGAAGCAGCGGAACAGTAGCAGAGCTTGTTCGTATTTCTTTAAAAATTCGTATTTTTAACGCTCTTGTCTCTTATGTGGAATACATCGAGAAAATGATATGGCCTGCTCATCTGGCGGTTTTTTATCCGCACGCCGGCCGTAACATGCCGATTTTAAATGTTATAATATCTGCCGCTCTTCTGGCGGCCGCAACAATTCTCATACTTCGGTCTTCCCGAAACCATCGCTACCTGTTCACAGGCTGGTTTTGGTATCTTGGGACGCTTGTGCCTGTTATAGGTCTTGTCCAAGTCGGTCAACAGGCTCTTGCTGACCGCTATACCTACATTCCTCTAATAGGTGTGTTTATCATCATTGCCTGGGGTGTGCCGGAACTGCTGGCGGGAAGGCGGTATGAAAAAATCACACTTACCATATCGGGGCTGCTGGTTATTTTGACTATGTCGATATGTACCCATTTTCAGCTTCGCTATTGGCGAAACAGTCTAACTCTATTTCAGCATGCTCTTGATGTAACCGGCGGCAATTATACAGCGTACATTCACACGGCGGATTTTCTCTGCGAGCGGAACAAGCTCGACGAGGCCATCGCGGAGTATCGAAAATGTCTTCAGATGATACCTGACGACACAATTGCACTTAATAATCTCGGTATTGCACTCGGCAAACAAGGTAAGTTTGAAGAAGCCATCAAATGCTTTACCGAAGCCCTTCGGATAAAACCTGATGCGGCTGCCCATACTAATGCAGGTCATGTCCTGGCCCTTCAAGGCAATCTTGATGAGGCTTTAGTACATCTTGCCGAAGCACTCCGGCTTAACCCTAACTATGCCCAAGCACACTACTATCTCGGGCAGGTTTTGGCGCAAAGAGGAAAATACAGTGAAGCCATCACGCACTTTGAGGATACGCTGCGACTGAAGCCTGACTGGATTGAACCGATGAATAACCTTGCCTGGTTATTGGCCGCGAGCAGGGAAACTACAATTCATAATCCCGCCAAGGCGGTCGGACTTGCCCAACGAGCATGCGACCTCACTAACTACAGGAGTCCTGACTTGTTAGATACTTTGGCTGTGGCTTATGCTGCGGCAGGTGATTTCGGTAAGGCCGTAGATATCGCTGAAAAGGCCTTAGAATTATGCCAATCTTCCGGACAGGATGCGCTTAAAAAGGAGATAGAAAACCGGCTGGTTTTATATAGGGCGGGTAAAGCTTATATTGAAACTAAGTAG